One Mycolicibacterium parafortuitum DNA segment encodes these proteins:
- the tilS gene encoding tRNA lysidine(34) synthetase TilS: MDRPGAVAELRAALTAFARSHLPEAPWCVALSGGPDSLALTAVAAALRPTRALIVDHGLQPGSADVAAAAHDQALKLGCEAAQVISVTVGSRGGPEAAARAARYDALDTARDGAPVLLAHTLDDQAETVLLGLGRGSGPRSIAGMRAHDPPWCRPLLGVRRATTHRACAELGLAPWQDPHNANPRYTRVRLRTEVLPLLEDVLGGGVAEALARTATALREDTDALDALAAHAVPAPGADFDVAAAAVLPDALRRRAIRAWLLAGGAQDLTDKQIRAVDALITDWRGQGGVAVAGGLARERLFAGRAAGALTLYREPVAPRQR, from the coding sequence ATGGATCGACCGGGTGCTGTAGCCGAGCTGCGTGCCGCGTTGACGGCCTTCGCGCGCAGTCACCTCCCCGAGGCGCCGTGGTGTGTGGCGTTGTCGGGAGGTCCCGACTCGCTGGCGCTGACCGCCGTGGCCGCCGCGCTGCGCCCGACCAGGGCACTGATCGTCGACCACGGTCTGCAACCCGGCTCGGCCGACGTCGCAGCCGCCGCGCACGATCAGGCGCTGAAACTGGGATGTGAAGCCGCACAGGTCATCTCGGTGACCGTGGGTTCGCGGGGTGGTCCTGAGGCCGCGGCCCGCGCCGCACGGTATGACGCCCTCGACACGGCGCGCGACGGCGCGCCGGTGCTGCTCGCCCACACCCTCGACGACCAGGCGGAGACGGTGCTGCTCGGGCTGGGCCGAGGCTCGGGGCCGCGCTCGATCGCCGGCATGCGCGCCCACGACCCGCCGTGGTGCCGGCCGCTGCTCGGCGTGCGCCGTGCCACCACCCACCGCGCATGTGCCGAGTTGGGGCTCGCTCCGTGGCAGGACCCGCACAACGCGAACCCGCGCTACACCCGGGTCCGGTTGCGCACCGAGGTGCTGCCGCTGCTCGAAGACGTCCTCGGCGGCGGGGTCGCCGAGGCGCTGGCCCGCACGGCGACCGCGCTCCGGGAGGACACCGACGCGCTCGACGCGCTCGCGGCGCACGCCGTCCCCGCCCCCGGCGCGGATTTCGACGTTGCCGCGGCGGCCGTGCTGCCCGACGCGCTGCGGCGCCGCGCGATCCGGGCCTGGCTGCTCGCCGGCGGTGCGCAGGACCTGACCGACAAGCAGATTCGCGCGGTCGACGCGCTGATCACCGACTGGCGCGGGCAGGGTGGCGTCGCGGTCGCGGGCGGGCTGGCCCGCGAACGACTCTTCGCCGGCCGTGCCGCGGGGGCGCTGACGCTGTACCGCGAACCGGTCGCGCCGAGGCAACGCTAG
- the hpt gene encoding hypoxanthine phosphoribosyltransferase: MPAHTADLYSGDIKSVLLSEDQIKAKTAELAAQIADDYRDRESGQDLLLITVLKGAVMFVTDLARAIPLPTQLEFMAVSSYGSSTSSSGVVRILKDLDRDISGRDVLIVEDIIDSGLTLSWLLRNLATRGPRSLKVCTLLRKPEAVRADLDVEYIGFDIPNEFVVGYGLDYAERYRDLPYIGTLEPKVYAQ; the protein is encoded by the coding sequence GTGCCTGCGCATACCGCCGACCTGTATTCCGGGGACATCAAGTCGGTTCTGCTGTCGGAAGACCAGATCAAGGCCAAGACCGCGGAACTGGCGGCGCAGATCGCCGACGACTACCGCGACCGCGAATCCGGTCAGGACCTACTGCTGATCACCGTGCTCAAGGGTGCGGTCATGTTCGTCACCGACCTGGCGCGGGCGATCCCGTTGCCCACCCAACTCGAGTTCATGGCCGTCAGCTCCTACGGCTCGTCGACCTCGTCGTCCGGGGTGGTGCGCATCCTCAAGGACCTCGACCGCGACATCAGCGGACGCGATGTGCTGATCGTCGAGGACATCATCGACTCGGGGCTGACCCTGTCGTGGTTGCTGCGCAACCTGGCCACCCGCGGACCGCGCTCGCTGAAGGTGTGCACGCTGCTGCGCAAACCCGAGGCCGTCCGCGCGGACCTCGACGTCGAATACATCGGCTTCGACATCCCGAACGAATTCGTGGTCGGCTACGGGCTCGACTACGCCGAGCGCTACCGCGACCTGCCCTACATCGGCACGCTCGAACCAAAGGTGTACGCGCAGTAG